Genomic DNA from Anthonomus grandis grandis chromosome 5, icAntGran1.3, whole genome shotgun sequence:
GGACCTATAAATCagttatacatttatttaagtactataacatttttaaagacaaaagtCTCGACAATTTTCTCTTATTATGAACAACAAGAGATACGTtaccctttatattttttaaaattttgccgaTTTTTATAACAAATGCCCAAAATCCCCCCAGTAAATGAACGAACTCCTCCAATAAATGAAAACTATAAGACTAGTAAATGAacataaggtttatttttaataaggtttttttaattatcaaatatttaaattatatatactgCCTTTGGATGATATTGGCTctgaaattttttctaaaacaaattttcTCTTATACCAAATTTGGTCCACATTTTTGGGCCATCTccaaaaatttggttttatctTTTCCATAACGCTGATTCTTGGGCACCCtgatctatattttttattaaacctgGATACCTCTTCTTTTGGTAACTTATAACCACGAAGTCTCCAATATTAAAAGCTGCAAATGTGAATACAttatatgattaaaatatattttccataTATCTATATGATATAAGATcagacaaattatttatttacttacttttACTGCTTGTTTTGTCAGGCTTCTTCGTTTCCAcgtctatttcttttttaacaaCTAAAAGCACATAAACATCAacattataatttctttaatccatttttttataattactaaaCTCACCTTTATTTTCTCGAACTCCATCAATAAACTTTTCTGATTCCCCTTCTTTAACAGCCAATTTTAACTTCTTGTTCTGTTTTCCGgctaactttttattttcatcttcaACATCCTGGATCTTGGTCGCTTCCAcatcattttgtttttctttaactaaacgcataatacattaaattttattttattctaaattcttaTTAGGTATAGTTAAAATTACCTTGATTTTCTCGAACTCCGTTTATCAACTTTTTTGAATCTTCTGTTTTTTCTGGTCCCCCTTCTTTAACAACCCTTTTAAGCTTCTTAGCTAATTTCTTAGTTTCAGCTGACGTTTTCTTTAAAGCCATTTCcagatttcttttctttattttattctctttatctattctttttttttcttgttcacacacagaaaaatcccgatagattttttcacattttgttgtgtaaaaaaaaatgtttaattttaatacacaattgttagataatatctcacagtcctgtataaaaattctcaggcattttgtatatgttttaatgtgtatatttcatacaattattgcatattaaattaatacaatataagtggatattaattattaagataatgtgtataaatattccacatttttttttttaaatccaatgcagtttggtaaaaaatctaataaccaagtatatttttactacaatttttaattattttcttattctggcttgtttagattttatttacaattgtgtagaataaaaaagattcttgctaatagcccttcacaattatagaattttaaactatgtattgtgtagttataatacacaattgtgtataaaggaggacgcgcccgacgcccttgcctttgccgctagaacttcgttgttagcgtcaatgttgccagattcaatattaaacagttgtaaagatatgcatcaaaatttgcagtcgatTTAACGTTGTTAATTGAAGAtaatttaataggatatttaaaaataagcccaatcagcataagttctaattttatttatttaaataatatcgtgataataacacgcgtaaggaaaaaggaaacgtaacttttttaatcgGCGGTATaatctttaagatacatttgatggcagcattgctataattGCCAGTGCCACAGGTGTTCAACTGTTCATTTTTCAGTCCTTCAATCAATCGGCccgcattaatttgttttaaggttttttcgttttgttaagtgttaaaattgcataagaaaaaaatgaatatattcgttgaagataaacttaaggagtggggtttattggaccaactccaggagcagtttgtaggtaggtaattaggtaagcaccatatttttttttgcatttattgtatactttggaattcactggatattttgatgtttagacAGGTAGCTGGTACCTATTTAGTTTAACTGTTCAGTGATAACTTATAACTTTACTTATAGAATAGATAAGTGggtatacttactttttttacatcttttttatctttatacctatccaattttaatgtagaggtcggttaaatttgtaacctttattgcatttgtattacaaaatggtatCTACTTAATTATAGCACTGTCTGACAGTCCTGTACCATCCTTTTCAAGTCCTGTAGCAGTATTGTAAGGAAATTTGAACACCTATACCTACATATACCTACTCACTGTGGGCAACCACTAGCTCTCACACTCTCTATGGTAACTAAACTATTATcaacaaatttcttaaaaattacctaggctattactattaaaacaaataattaagattttttttattggataggaAGGAAGGCTCCTGTAGATATATCGTGTCCACCAAGATCCCCTAAACTTACATGGAGCTATAAAGGAGATAGTGAGTGAGTGAACAATAGAGAGTGTAAAATATCTATGGAAAAAACTTAGGTTTGAAACGATTGAAGAAAAGATTTAATACATTGCTTTAATGTATTAATGgtggaattttcgaaaatatttcatacaattaaataaattgttaaaataaaaaaacagcttttttttatcctgtttttcccaggcgcactagaatttattattacacagatttatgacgaaattctctaaaatgtattttaaatttttaaacaatttgtttattttctttatacaaatatattgattatttttaaatttttatgaatataaatacaaaacattgtaataaaatttaatagttgaaatgaaagaaaataaaatatattgttaaaacaaactacactaacgtgtgtatttaaaatgtacaaattgtgcttttttactgaacaattatattaaataaatataaaatattgtcgaatttaagtacacaaatagtgtactaaacatacaataaaataaatcaaattgatacacaatttgtggattatagaaccacagttgtttaaacacaatagcatagagaaattctacacaaattgattctgtaccatttccagaatcaaattgtttgtaaaatctatacaattgttgaatttttattcacctatttttaagagtgcAGAATGATGTTTTACCCACTTATCGGATGTTATTGCGTAGGGCATTTGAACACGTTGGCTTCTCCTTTTTGATACACCCTCTTGCTTTGGCCAGTGAAGATgattttcccaaattttatctaaacttttatttcctGGATAAATGACAATattggataatattttaatcTTCGATTCGCTGCAAGGGAAAGTTTTGGCTGGAATAGCCATACACTCAGATTGGAATTCTCTAtcttctataataataaatgcgtTGGCGATAATCGTGTCAAGAATTTCTAAACAGTATGATTTTATTTGGGAATTCAAATGCACACCAGgtaataaaataggtttaattACATCAATTTCTGGTAATGGTGATGTTTGATAAGTTGGAGGCTCATATAAAACTCCGTCAATTTCAAGGGGCAAGTCGTTTAAAAAGGAATCTGTAAATATATCGCTCTGTATATTCACTGACATGTCATTTATTTCAGACTCGCTAAATAACTGGTCAACATTATCGCTACTGTCATTAAAACTTGTTGAGTCACCTGCgtttttttcgcaaaattttttaaaagaatctaCACTGTTGGACaaatttgtgatattattgACCTTTAAATAATGGTCCAATACTTTGAAGGAACATTTATAGTCTTTTATTGATAATTCGGTACTGGGTCTTTTCTGAAAGATTTCATTACGCCGGGTCGAAATACACTTTGAATAATCAACTGAGTCAGGGCTTAATGGATAAAGGCCACAAAttctaaattcatttataatGGTTTCTGGTTTAGAAGCCTTATCAAAAGCTTCTTTAAAGAGGATGCTAAAGTTGTACCGAGTAATTGGTGTACAACTCTTTTGTTTATGAAGTCGGCACACAGATTTCCATTCAACTTTTAGGGGTCTAAATATACTGACATCACAAGGTTGTAGTATGTGTGTTGAGTTCGGGTATAAACAATAAAGGATGATTCTGTGTTCCACACAGAATTCATCACAGGTCCAAATTATAGTTGGTCTTATGTCCATCTATGAAAAGAATTACTGGAAATATAACGCTATTTTCCAAAAGCCagggataaaatatatttgcaatatattcaaaaaacgTTGCACTCCACCCAGAATCGGACCTTCCAATGACCCAACTTTTTGGCACCGAAAGAGCTAGCTCTTTAGGAATTCTTTTGTATGGGAAAACAATCATTGGTGGGACTGCAACACCATTAGCAGCATAGTTGCACAGCACTgtaattgactttttttcgttTCCGCCTGCAATCTCGTAaaggtttttaaactttttggaGGGCCCTAGAACCAAACCTGTACACGTTCTTATACGGTTTCATCCGCATTGAAAATGCGGGCTAGATCAGACATCATGTCTAATACATTTTTGTCAGtttgttacatgcagattttgccctaagcatataacatgggatttcatataaattcgggcaaaagtttatggtCTTTGGTATCGGCTTGGAAAAGTTatgtgatttacagtttttataaatggaatttggggtttgatagcaatgcaatttattttttttaggcttttggggtttgattatttttaggaatgtatttacctaccctatcATGTCAGCACACCTCAGTGGAGTTAGttgtattatgtttccttagtccctactcatgtacctggtgttgggaactttctgacctttgatttgtttgtcaagagtttctatgaggccgatatatgtctggggtatggagggacttctagagggtgctgttgtgccatagattgcgctatgagtggagtaaataagaccttttagatggtgatccgttagtgtaggaaaacttacaaatactttcttctatagcggaatcatgttgggcaaggtatcctaattgatttgaaattggcctccccagttttgcttgcggtatttcccttcaattcttcaagttaagttttagtaaataatcgTGCCCTGTcatctggtttctaaccctactagccgattgacagtgactgtgattgatagtaatgactattgacacacttgttgttgtggaggtttggcagtgttgctgtttcccattaaagtttggtttctatttggcggatgacggagcgtcataaatcaggcagagcgacgtaagaggaaaattggaatttcgtagccccgttgggaaaatgttgttagttttccatgttttagtatccgagcagtatcattttgctgtggtatcgcggaatttctattttgatagagtgaggctccgcgtagattgcaccaagaggcagggtcagatcgtatcgaagagagagagtgacaagttcactgctAGTGTCACCTGTCACTGTCTGGGTGgttgtcagttccttgtccagcctgtagccatcccgctatcagaaagaacagtcgacattttgtggttttaaggaaaatttaagttcatcttgccagtaattcggttgaatggaaaaatattcctcccaagttttggggtttaatttgatgaacgtctagtggaAAGTTGTAGCggagaggatttcggattgacctgatatttttggatttggtcggctgctcccacaccatttatgagattttgaaattttgtaaccacaaaacgagactctagacctcgctcaccaccttaggtatgtagcaacatgttggtaattgAAACGATTGTGTGTTCTGTGATTGTATAGCATAGAAatgattgtgtgtttattttactgatttttttgtcctctattttagaggcctctcctttttctcattctctcccctattctctggtctcttcctattctctggtttcttctggtcatcccaacactgttggcaaccggctgaagtgagcctcaacacagcctggactgagtattgtactgtggctctgcgattttggattggaacttgcctgaaatcaacttgcccatgtggtcgttaccctggttgtagctgactggttccagagctgtcgagttaagctaccttagccaaaatacacaagagattagagaGCAcgcaaaattttgcaaattttattttatttttctcttattgaacggtttgatttagggttgggggttgatttattaatttgaattttatgggtttattttcttttatgtaaaacaaaaacgttaaggggttcttgctaagtctattaacattaacctgagggttttcaattgagtcgagcatcgacataattaattttgacattgagcctggatcaccttgtaagggatcggctatttgctacaaataacatatttagtcatagtgttggttgttggttaataggttttattgcaccaacataccattaataggcttccaaattcgaaccttactatttaaaagttttatttagattaatgtgacttgactagagtttgtaaaaggtatttggggccagtgaggtattgtgaattaggctccaaacatatacttcttgtaaacaacacgtgatcacgttttggattttccccttgaacagtagttcagtgcggatttgttttttttttactaattcctcgccttaagcatacctcaagtaactcttaattcttttatcaattttttatttatttaaaattactacagtattacattttgaataattatctaaatttaaatatctcagtggaatttaatttttttttatataaatggaagtgactatgtaaattcttggatattatatcaatctggtggacttatggattgttatttgagtttttcccaaattattttcagcttttaggatctaggtacaatcataaatataggtcatcattttcttgattaaggggggcctatattaccatcataatatatcagggtttggtgtaaaatatttaaatcaagtggcgctcttattaaaatttctcccactatcttctccactgtctaaaagctggcggccaccaaatctctgaattttttaaaacaaaatttgcttgtctggactttttttgtggttggatagtaagtatgactcacacgggttggaaataaattggtttgaaccgagttacgcgctacaaGTTAAGTACTGGATAAGTTCTAAAAACCATTGCCTTATACCATCCTCAGTAACCGCAGCACgagttttggaaataatctctgtatttctttttgaaatttgtgGGTGCCTCTGAAGGAAAAGCTTTAACCATTTATCTGCTGGTCTATTATCAGTAAAATTATTTGGTCGTTGAGAATCTTTAAAGACTTTTTGTACTGAGTCCTTAACCTCATTCGGATGCATCGGAAATCCCAATTTGGCTTTTGACAAAA
This window encodes:
- the LOC126736867 gene encoding uncharacterized protein LOC126736867 — encoded protein: MALKKTSAETKKLAKKLKRVVKEGGPEKTEDSKKLINGVRENQVKEKQNDVEATKIQDVEDENKKLAGKQNKKLKLAVKEGESEKFIDGVRENKVVKKEIDVETKKPDKTSSKTFNIGDFVVISYQKKRYPGLIKNIDQGAQESALWKR